One genomic region from Terriglobus aquaticus encodes:
- a CDS encoding YfiT family bacillithiol transferase, with amino-acid sequence MSSAPAESGSITGIADPRYPIGKFQRPAQISAAERSSAVEVIRSLPQQLRSAVANWTNEQLDTPYRDGGWTVRQLVHHIADSHGQSSTRLRKALTEDNPTIQAYNEKLWADLPDDREAPVEFSLTLLEGVHARWAYLLDHLSEEQWQRTFQHPESGPWTIDAVTQLYAWHSRHHLAHITELAKARGW; translated from the coding sequence ATGAGTTCCGCACCGGCAGAGTCAGGCAGCATCACCGGCATCGCCGATCCGCGCTATCCCATCGGGAAGTTCCAGCGACCGGCGCAAATCTCCGCCGCGGAACGCTCCAGTGCCGTCGAAGTCATTCGCTCGCTTCCGCAGCAGCTTCGCTCCGCCGTGGCCAACTGGACCAACGAACAGCTCGACACCCCCTATCGCGACGGCGGTTGGACGGTGCGCCAGCTCGTTCACCACATTGCCGACTCGCACGGCCAGTCCAGCACGCGCCTGCGCAAGGCATTAACTGAGGACAATCCGACCATCCAGGCCTACAACGAAAAGCTGTGGGCCGACCTGCCCGACGACCGCGAAGCTCCGGTCGAGTTCTCGTTGACCCTGCTCGAAGGCGTTCACGCCCGCTGGGCCTACCTGCTCGATCATCTCTCTGAAGAGCAGTGGCAGCGCACCTTTCAACACCCCGAGAGCGGACCGTGGACGATCGACGCAGTCACGCAGCTTTACGCATGGCATTCGCGGCACCACCTGGCGCACATCACCGAGCTCGCAAAGGCGCGCGGCTGGTAG
- the tldD gene encoding metalloprotease TldD produces the protein MSSAVDQSSTARSTTVFHQQFGITDRLIERCLAAALERGGDFAELFFESTASNGIGVDEGIVKSASQSHSMGCGVRVLSGERTGYSYTDELTEEKLLHAARTAALIAHSVATAGVQGLRAAPSHDLYPAVTTDVEIAQKLQLVQRADRAARAYDPRIVQVRASFSDEVRHILVVASDGTYASDVQPLSRFSVGVIAKDPAADGGKGASASGTSGGGGRRDFSWYTTERTPEHYAQEAARQAILQLTAQPAPAGEMPVVLGPGWPGVLIHEAVGHGLEADFNRKKQSAFAGLMGQRVGTDKVTVADNGTMPNRRGSLNVDDEGVPTANNVLIEKGMLCRYMSDKLSAKMMGTRSTGSGRRESYASIPMPRMTNTYMLPGEDDPADILRSVQNGIYAVNFSGGSVDITNGKFVFAANEAYLIEDGKVTAPVKGVMLIGDGATALTRVSMVGHDLALDEGVGTCGKKGQGVPVCVGAPTLKLDHMTVGGTGR, from the coding sequence ATGAGTTCAGCCGTCGACCAGAGTTCAACCGCCCGCTCCACCACCGTATTTCATCAGCAATTTGGGATTACCGATCGCCTGATCGAGCGCTGCCTTGCGGCCGCGCTGGAGCGTGGCGGCGACTTTGCCGAACTGTTCTTTGAGAGCACCGCGTCCAACGGCATCGGCGTGGATGAGGGCATCGTGAAGTCCGCCAGCCAGAGCCACAGCATGGGCTGCGGCGTGCGCGTGCTGAGTGGAGAGCGTACCGGCTACAGCTATACCGATGAGCTGACGGAAGAGAAGCTGCTGCATGCGGCGCGTACTGCTGCGCTGATTGCGCATTCGGTAGCGACGGCGGGCGTGCAGGGCCTTCGTGCGGCTCCATCGCATGATCTGTATCCCGCTGTCACGACTGATGTGGAGATTGCGCAGAAGCTGCAGTTGGTGCAGCGGGCAGATCGCGCAGCGCGCGCGTACGATCCGCGCATTGTGCAGGTGCGCGCGAGCTTTAGCGATGAGGTGCGACACATTCTCGTCGTTGCCAGCGACGGCACCTACGCGAGCGACGTGCAGCCGCTGAGCCGGTTCAGCGTTGGCGTGATCGCGAAAGATCCTGCAGCCGATGGCGGCAAGGGTGCCTCGGCGAGCGGCACCAGCGGTGGCGGTGGGCGTCGCGACTTTAGCTGGTACACGACGGAGCGCACGCCCGAGCACTATGCACAGGAGGCGGCACGGCAGGCGATCCTGCAATTGACGGCGCAGCCAGCGCCCGCTGGCGAGATGCCCGTGGTGCTTGGCCCGGGATGGCCTGGCGTGCTGATTCACGAGGCCGTGGGTCACGGACTGGAGGCGGACTTCAACCGCAAGAAGCAGTCGGCGTTTGCGGGGTTGATGGGACAGCGGGTGGGCACCGACAAGGTCACCGTCGCCGACAACGGAACCATGCCGAACCGGCGCGGGTCGTTGAACGTGGACGACGAAGGTGTGCCGACAGCGAACAATGTGCTGATCGAGAAGGGCATGCTGTGCCGGTACATGAGCGACAAGCTTTCGGCCAAGATGATGGGCACGCGATCGACGGGCAGCGGCCGTCGCGAGAGCTACGCGTCGATCCCGATGCCGCGCATGACGAACACGTACATGCTGCCGGGTGAGGACGATCCTGCGGACATTCTGCGCAGCGTGCAGAACGGCATCTACGCTGTGAACTTCTCGGGCGGTTCGGTCGACATCACGAATGGCAAATTCGTCTTTGCGGCGAACGAGGCTTACCTGATCGAAGACGGCAAGGTGACCGCGCCGGTGAAAGGCGTGATGCTGATTGGCGATGGTGCAACGGCGCTGACGCGCGTGAGCATGGTCGGGCATGATCTTGCGCTGGACGAAGGCGTAGGAACGTGCGGCAAGAAGGGCCAGGGCGTGCCGGTGTGTGTGGGAGCGCCGACGTTGAAGCTGGACCACATGACGGTGGGAGGCACGGGACGATGA
- a CDS encoding TldD/PmbA family protein, producing MTKERTLTAQLAQEIVDRAMRAGATDAEAVVVEGDEFHTKVRLGQVETLTESQSRAVGLRVFMGQRTASTSTNDLSEASLQRLVKGAVELSRITEEDPFAGLPDASEFSERRNGDGLGLFFDDVYSLPAQERIEMARAVEAAAMGADVRIQNSDGGTFTAATSWRAIANSRGFVGEYRKSYCGLGVTPIAQDESGMQRDGWSHAARTLAKLETPEEVGREAAKRALRRLGARKVKTQRATMVFDRNVSRGIIGDIFDAVNGEAVYRHASMFADKLGEQIASPLITVVDDGTMMLEPGLAGFGTLPFDGDGLPMQRKVIVDKGVLQTYVANTYTARKLKMRSTGNASRGLAGAPGIGSGNFYLEPGTQSLREMIAEVQSGLYVTETLGSGVNLVTGDYSQGASGLWIENGEFTGAVEEITIAGNLKDMYKNIVAVANDLTFRGSSASPAIRVEGMTIAGA from the coding sequence ATGACGAAAGAACGCACGCTGACCGCGCAGCTGGCGCAGGAAATTGTGGACCGCGCGATGCGTGCGGGGGCGACGGACGCCGAGGCCGTGGTGGTGGAGGGTGACGAGTTCCACACCAAGGTGCGTCTGGGCCAGGTGGAGACGTTGACTGAATCGCAGTCGCGCGCGGTGGGGCTGCGCGTGTTCATGGGGCAGCGCACGGCGTCGACCAGCACCAACGATCTGAGCGAAGCATCGCTGCAGCGGTTGGTGAAGGGCGCGGTGGAGCTGTCGCGCATCACGGAGGAAGATCCCTTTGCGGGTCTGCCGGATGCGAGCGAGTTCAGCGAGCGTCGCAACGGGGATGGACTGGGCCTGTTTTTCGACGACGTGTATTCCCTGCCCGCGCAGGAGCGCATTGAGATGGCGCGCGCGGTGGAGGCCGCCGCGATGGGTGCGGACGTTCGAATTCAGAACTCGGATGGCGGCACATTCACCGCAGCCACAAGCTGGCGCGCGATCGCCAACTCGCGAGGCTTTGTGGGGGAGTACCGCAAGAGCTACTGCGGCCTGGGCGTGACTCCGATTGCACAGGATGAGAGTGGCATGCAGCGCGATGGATGGTCGCACGCGGCGCGTACGCTGGCAAAGCTGGAGACGCCGGAAGAGGTAGGCCGCGAGGCAGCGAAGCGCGCCCTGCGCCGCCTGGGTGCGCGCAAGGTGAAGACGCAGCGCGCGACGATGGTGTTCGATCGCAACGTGTCGCGCGGCATCATCGGCGACATCTTCGACGCGGTGAATGGCGAGGCGGTATACCGGCACGCCAGCATGTTCGCGGACAAGCTGGGCGAGCAGATTGCGTCGCCGCTGATTACCGTGGTCGACGACGGAACGATGATGCTGGAACCTGGCCTGGCCGGCTTTGGCACCTTGCCCTTCGACGGGGATGGTCTGCCGATGCAGCGCAAGGTAATCGTGGACAAGGGCGTGCTGCAGACGTACGTGGCAAACACGTACACCGCGCGCAAGCTGAAGATGCGCTCGACCGGGAATGCCTCGCGCGGGCTGGCAGGAGCGCCGGGCATTGGCAGCGGCAACTTCTACCTGGAGCCCGGGACGCAGAGCCTGCGCGAGATGATCGCGGAGGTGCAGAGCGGCCTGTATGTGACGGAGACGCTGGGCAGCGGCGTGAACCTGGTGACGGGCGACTACTCGCAGGGCGCAAGTGGCCTGTGGATCGAGAATGGCGAGTTCACCGGTGCCGTGGAAGAGATCACGATCGCGGGCAATTTGAAAGACATGTACAAGAACATCGTCGCGGTGGCGAACGACCTGACGTTCCGTGGATCGTCGGCCAGCCCGGCGATTCGCGTGGAGGGCATGACCATTGCGGGCGCTTAA